The sequence gtgcgttacctggtcgatgcaggggacaggtgtgtgcgttacctggtcgatgcaggggacaggtgtgtgcggtGTCTGCGTCGCTGTCCTCGCTGGACGAGCGGCTTCTCCTGGTTCCGCTTCGGCTTCCTCTCTGTGAAGACGAGGGAGACGCGACATTAGTCACAGCTGGACCACATACAGGTACCACACAACATAggacatgcagccccccccccccccctcagcgagagacgagagacgagagacgagagacgagagacgagagacgagagacgagagacgagggacgagagacgagggacgagagacgagagacgagggacgagggacgagagacgagagacgagagacgagagacgagggacgagggacgagagacgagagacgagggacgagggacgagggacgagagacgagagacgagagacgagggacgagggacgagagacgagagacgagagacgagagacgagggacgagagacgagagacgagagacgagagacgagagacgagggacgagagacgagagacgagagacgagggacgagggacgagggacgagagacgagagacgagagacgagagacgagggacgagggacgagagacgagagacgagaggagggttCGTTGCTTCAGGACCACGTCTGTGTTGACGGGTCATTTGACACCTGCAGTAACTCCtgaggacttttcttcttcttctgttttttgttgtggtgaccaaaacaaaagaaatatactgacaaaagaaaaaaaagcactttttttttctctccatttcaaaatttgtttcaaCATCTATTAAATAGAGAGGTATAAACTTTTTGTTCAGACCCTCATGTGACTTTAAAGTCCTTTAAGTATTTATAAATACTCGTAGTGCTACATTAACGCGAGCATTCTAGCAAGCCaatattagcatttagctaaaataattcctgatgctcctcctccGGTTCCGCACACATCTTGTGTAGATTAATCCCCAGATCAGCGTTAATGATAAGGAATTAACGACAGGCAGAAATCATGTTATCATTTTAACAATAGTGGTTTTCGCCTGAACGTGATGGAAATACAACGAGTCGTCGTGTTTCTGGAAGTCAAGGGGCAGGATGGCCTGCTGTTTTAGCCGGGTTATAAAGGCGTTATTACATTATAATCTAAAAAGAACCACGGTCAGCGGTGCGCGTGCGCGTCCAGCCCCGCACGCAGAGGTCTTATGTAGACTGCAGCAgcctcctgcttcttcttctacgttTTCCTCCTCAGTCTTCTTCTATGATGGCGGTAGTCAAAGGGCTCTCCAGCTCACTGCTGCCACCGTCTGGACAGGAGGGTGTATCAGAACGGCTTTGATCCTGATAGACTCGTCTCCATTTATAAATATCTCGTTTATCCTGATTCAGAAACATCTCAGCTCCTCAATAGTTTCAGCGTTTAGAGAGATACTCTGGAGAATGAGGATAGTGAGGAGGATAAACCAGCGAGGAATCAGAACGGTGGACGACTTCGTTCTCTTTGgggtctccacttcaccctgtcctttgcatcgtcctgaGGCCAGAGCGGAATCCTACCAGGCCCAGTCCAAGCTGCTGGGAGTGCAGGCTTGCCTGGTTGCCCAGCAACACGACTCAGACACATCACGTCCACACCGACCAGACtgaaactttttctttttcaggtgcACAACGTGCAGTCGTTGAGGAAGTTGTGAACCGAGCTTTGAACTACTGAGCTCAGAGACGTTTCTATCCTCCGCCCTCCCAGACACTAAACAGTAACTCGTGTGCTTTGGTTGCATCTGGTTTGActacggaccccccccccccccagatgtcaCCGTGTTCCACTCACGTCCACTTCCGAGCTTCATACTCACGATTCAGACACGTTGTCCCGCTGCACagtatttttattgtgtactttaaGGACCGTCTACTCAGGATGAGTCAGTCTGAGAATTTGGGGCAGAAACATACCCCCGCCGACCCCCCGCCCCAGACAGGTGGCGTGTTTGTGGCAGGACAGCCCTGTAACCCCCCCCGTGGGGCGATCGGCCGTTAGAAACGCAGTAAAGAAGCAACACGAGGCCGCCGGTAACCGAAGCCATTTATTGGTCGTCCCGCGGCGCTGGCGCTAGTTGGCGTGCAGCGCCTTCCAGCGAGACAGCGGCCCCCTGCTGGGGATGTACTTCACCCCGCAGCCGTCGGGAACCAGCCGCTTCTCGGCCAACATGCTATCGAAGTCGCTCGCGTTGAACTTGGTGAAGCCGTACTTCTTGGAAATATGAATctgcaggagaaaaacaaatcGTTGCATAAATAAATGAGCGATAGAATTCTGCAAACGCTTGATGAGAGAAACGGCCAAACGAATCCCTGCTCTGATAAACCGCCGACAGGACGCACTCTGATCCGATCCTCAACGGGGCAGTTGCACGATTCCATACGTAACCGTCGAACTACGACATGTAGCTTTGAGGAGGCGTCGCCTGCTTATGACATCACCAGGCTGCGcctatgttgttgttgttgctctaTCTTTCCGTTCCTCAAGCTGGTCGATCTAACTTTCAGTACAACCGTGTCCCGTTACTTTATATTACAGCGATGGTTTTAGTGCCGGTAACCATCTATTTCATGTTTGAGACGCTAGCCGCCGTACAACCCGGCTTGGTAAGGTTGGAGTTGTTCAATAGAAGACGAGCATTTCGTGAAATCCCAGCACAAATCTGGATGCGAGCTCCTGCCTGCCGCCATCTTCTCTTCACGGCTTCAACCGAGCGACACGCAGCCAACACCGTGACGCATCGTTCACCACGAACACAGGCGACTTGAGAGACACGAGATTCCATCTGGACCGATGGGAGATGCCTAGAgcgagggggtgggggggcgggggccaGCAGAGCACCAGCGGGAAGCTTAAGCGACGGGCCGGCGTCGAACCCGAACCCTTCCTGATCGTTGAGGGTTACCTTCTGGCGTCCAGGAAACTTGAACTTGGCGCGGCGCAGGGCCTCGACCACGTGCTCCTTGTTCTGGGCCTTGGTGCGGACCGACATGATCACCTGACCGATGTGCACACGAGCCACGGTGCCCTGCGGCTTGCCGAAGGCACCGCGCATCCCCGTCTGGAGCCTGAGACCAGAACACCGGAGAAGGAGCGTTTCAGAGCGAGCTCGTTGTAGGATgcttaccacccccccccccctcagcaacAACCCCCTCACCTATCAGCCCCAGCGCAGGATAACATTTTGTTGATGCGGATGACGTGGAAGGGATGCAGACGCATGCGGATGTGGAAACCATCCTTCCCGCATGTTTTCACCATGTACTTGTTAGCACAGATACGGGCAGCCTCCAGAGCTGGGGGGGGATAACAGATTTACAAGGGTCAGCGTGAAGCATTTTAGCttgaataaccccccccccccccccccacacaggcCACCGCCTCACCTTCCGAGGACAGCTGCTCGTACTCGTCAGAGACCATGTGGCCACACAGCGGGAACTCATCGACCTTCGCCTTCTTCCTGCCCAAGTCGAAGATCCTGATTTTGGGATCTAAACAGGAAGTCGAGTTATTATCACCGACGGATCATTTCTGTTCTCCGTGGGAGCCGGTGAAACCgaatcatcccccccccccccccccccatcagttaACGCTCTGCTCTGTTACGGTCTATCGAGGACTGATCGACAAAGTTCATCAGACGGAAACACCTTGAAGCACAAACGGGCGTAACGATAAGGATCCGGGGGGGCGGCGGTCACATGACCAGTGTCTCGGCGGTCCCTTAAAGCACTCAGCACCTCCCAGCTGAGGACATACACAACCACAGAGTTGCTTTCTGCAGCCATTGCGCACCAAAACCGCACCGCAGCAGAACTGGTCGGCTTAATAAGCTGCAGGACGGACAACTGGGACAATGTCCCCGCCGGGTGTCCTAAACGCTCACCAGGAACTCCCCTGCAGAAGCGGGACTTCGGGTAGGGCTTGTTCTTGCAGTAACGGTAGCTGTTGGCGACAGAAGGGATGGGCGTTACCGTTTGTACGACTAATTAGGGTCAAACAATCAGGTTTTAAATTCACACATTACTGAAAGCGTTTCAAAGTGAGTGAAACGAGCTAAATACCGACAGCCCTGCCTCAACCCAAAGGCAAGGCAGCATCAGTATACACCGTTCTCAGTGTACCGTCACCCTCATTATAttttgatgacccccccccagcccgcaAACCACACTAGCTCGTAAAGCCACGTTGGTCTTCCAGTTCTTCCTTCCTTATATTTGCGGTATAGAATAGTAAAGAACTACAAAATTAGTTCAACGTGAAGCTTCCAGGATGCTTCGCAGTTTAGCGCCAGCTCTCCAAAATCTGGACTCGTAGTTCATTCAGAAAATGCTTTTCCATTTTTATACACTTTTACATTGTGACGCCATCAGCAGCCACGCCGGCAGGACTCGGATAATCCGGTCACGTACGGAAGAGGATTCGGGTCGCGGCTGTGCGTTGAACGAGGGCAGACGGACGAAGTTGagggttagcattagctttgAAAGCATTAGCTAATGTCGCTTAAAGGAATGTGTTCGTGTCACAAATATTGTGACAATACCGATAAAAGCCAGCGTTAAGTACACGATATAAAACCACACCGGCTCTGGTGCGCTACAGCCGGCCAGAAAACGGGCCGGCATGCTAGCGAGCCGACATGCTAGCGCGGCCCACATGCTAGCGCGGCCCGCATGCTAGCGAGCCGACATGCTAGCGCGGCCCACATGCTAGCGCGGCCGACACGCTAGCGCGGCCCACACGCTAGCGCGGCCCACATGCTAGCGAGCCGACATGCTAGCGCGGCCCACATGCTAGCGAGCCGACATGCTAGCGAGCCGACATGCTAGCGCGGCCCACATGCTAGCGCGGCCGACATGCTAGCGCGGCCCGCATGCTAGCGAGCCGGCACGCTAGCGCGGCCCGCATGGCGCCGAGCGGCTCGGCTGCCATTTTCTCCCGAGCAGGACTCCGTCCGCGGTTCTCGAAGCGACGTCGCGTCGAACTTACCAGCGGGCTGGTCGGCGGCCCATCGTCGCAACCTGTAACCAACAAGGACGAACGTTTTACTTCACCGAGTCAGAGTTTCAAATCACGGAGCCAAAAAGACATTTAAGCACAGAATGCGGAGCGTGAAGGAAAACGCACCCTCTCCCGTCGCTCACCGAATGGCGGAAAGGAAGACGGAGCGACTTCCGCTTCGTCATATCGACGTTTGTCgtgaggaaaatattttaatacaattttatttagatttgagTTTGATGTGCCATGCATTTCTAAGTagaaattataattataattatatatatatatatatttggcttCATATATACCTTTCTCCCATAACCAAATGACGGTTTTTATGCAACAAGTGAATTCTGGGAAGTGCAGTTTTTTatgataggattagaaatgaggcaataagaggagataaggtcagagagaccagactttgatggtttggacatgtccagaggagagacggggactatatcggtagaaagatgctgaggatggaactgccagggaacaggactagaggacgacccaggaaaacaacacaaacaatatAGCCTACAGTGACAGTCTATCTATGTAGTATATGAATATCTCGGACTCTGCGTTTACTTCATGCATATTTTTGCACGTTTTTTGGGGTATTTCAAACAACATTCCACTGGAAATAATCATTCAGAATAAATTAAGCAGAAGAACGGTTTCAGAAAATGTGGAAAGACAGTGGGAATTGTTTTAGGAAGCCAAAAGGAGGGTTATGGGCTATCACAAAAGTGTTTGATAGGCAGGATACATCCATGCCTGTTCTATGACTAACCACAACATAGACACACATGGCTGTGTGTGCCTCGGACACAAATGCCTTCCATTTGTACTTACCCTTTACAAGTAGGGCAAATATTCAAATAGGGCTGACTTCCTTTGTTATGGACCATGGTGTTGATTGTCTCTGCGCAAATGATCACAATAAAGAAACAGGCCACTTCAGAGGCATCTAAATTATTTCAAGACACAGTTCAACTTGGTGGTGGGAGTGTGCTGGTCTGGGGCTGCTTTGGTGCGTCAGGATGTGGATGACTTGCTGTGATTGATGGGACCATGAATCCTGCTCTTTACCATAAAATCCTGAGTCAGTTCATGCATTAAAACAATTCTGCAAAGAAGGTTTAGCCAAACTCCCTCAACAGCGATGTGACGGACTCCTTCTCATACGGGTGAGATGCTGACAGACAGAGGTGATATGGGGTTTCAATAACTTTTACCTTCATTAAACAGAACCATCttttaaaatctgcattttgcGTTCCCTCACCTTGTCTTTCTCTGAAATTGAAGTATCATTGTTGCACTGAAATAATCATTGATGAGAAAAAGGTTTATTCAACGAAGAAAAGCATGAGACAAGACTCCATTGATCCAAAGTAAGGTTATTAACAAAATATGTTCAAAAGGACATTGAATACAAACCAGTCCCCTCAAGAATCATGCACTGATAAGAGCCAGGCGTTGAGGAATttcaatataaattaaaatatgaaataaacgAAAGTAAgcaaaacagcaacacacacagcaatagTCTCAGCAGATGAGCTGCGTGATGTAAACCAATGCAGCCGAGCTGAACTCAAAACAGTTCTCAAAATAAGTTCCGGAACTTTGTCctcagcagtaaaaaaaacaaaacataaactaAACGAATCCTCACACAATGCAAATGTAAGTGAATGTCTGGTGAGCAGGAAGTGTGATCGGGAGAGTAGGAAGTGTGATCGGGAGAGTAGGAAGTGTgtcaggtgagcaggaagtgttatcgggagagcaggaagtctgtcaggtgagcaggaagtgtgATCGGGAGAGTAGGAAGTGTGTCAGGTGAGCAAGAAGTGTTAtcgggagagcaggaagtgtgtcaggtgagcaggaagtgtgtcgggagagcaggaagtgtgtcaggtgagcaggaagtgtgATCGGGAGAGTAGGAAGTGTGATTGGGAGAGTAGGAAGTGTgtcaggtgagcaggaagtctgttaggtgagcaggaagtgtgATCGGAAGAGTAGGAAGTGTgtcaggtgagcaggaagtgttatcgggagagcaggaagtgtgtcaggtgagcaggaagtgtgtcgggagagcaggaagtgtgtcaggtgagcaggaagtgtgATCGGGAGAGTAGGAAGTGTGATCGGGAGAGTAGGAAGTGTgtcaggtgagcaggaagtgtgtcaggtgagcaggaagtgttatcgggagagcaggaagtgtgtcaggtgagcaggaagtgtgATCGGGAGAGTAGGAAGTGTgtcaggtgagcaggaagtgtgtcgggagagcaggaagtgtgtTGCATGAGCAGGAAGTGTGTCAGctgagcaggaagtgtgtcTGAATGAGGGTCAATCAGGAAGGCCAGCCCAGAAGGAAACTGGAAAAAGAACTTTATATCTCAGAGGCACAATATTTTTGCGATCAGTTGCTtcagtaatcaattcacctacaTTGCATGTTTTGGTGACAGAAGGAAGCTGGGGGACCAGAGTGAACTCATACagatggggagaacatgcaaccgTCCAGAAAGGTCCCACGTGGAATCAAACCCGTAACCATCTTGCTGTAAGACAACAgtgcaacccactgcgccaccatgctgcctttCTTGTAAAGAGTGTCCTTTTCCCCCTCTAAATCAGATTAGATGCCCAGTTTGAGGCTTCCCTCGAGAACATGGATGTCTGATGGGGTGGAGGAACACAATCCCTAAAGAAATGGGACACACTATCCTGCAAAAAGAGGGGCAGGATCAAGACTCAGAATTAGGATTGGGCTTTAATCAAATCTGGACGAGGATCTCCAATGGAATCTGGAAATCATCCAGAGCTGTAGATTTACAGTTTTGGGCTTATCTCTCATATAGTGGCCATTGTAAACATCCCAGTTCATAATGGGTCCTTTGTTATGTGGTGTTGCTGCTGGAAGCTTTCTGTTCTAACGCTTGGCATGAAAAGATTCCAAAGTTAGCAAAAGTACAAAATCATCAAACGATGACtcttaaatgaataaatgttttataataaATCAGGTAATTctgtctcttctctcctctgacAACCTGCCTCCACACGTTTGTGTCAGGCTTAGCTTCTTCTGTGATGAGATCATATGATGTCATGCAGTTTATGCAGGAGCAGccctgtgatgtgtgtgtgtgtgtgagaaggagagagaaccCGTCCGATTTATTCTGCCTGTTTAGTGTGAATGTAATGAAGGAGCCACGGGGTGGGTTCTTGTTCAGCCCCTGTTGAGGTAGCAGCAgcgcagaaacacacatttgcttGAACAGAAGGTGAAAGAAACAACGGCTACCAAATATAATCTAAACTGAGGATCTACAAACCGCAGTTCTGATGAAGCAACATCAGGCCCGCTGGTCCCCTGCAGCATTTTGCCATTTTCAGTTGTCTGGTTATGAAAGTCTTCAGGCATTAAAACAGTCAGTGAGGAATGAGAAGAaccatttatgtacatgtagcGTGTTTATAGTGTTCAGGCTGCTTTCTTCTCTTGCTTGCACTGATTCACTTTTAGCTAAACAAGCAGTAAGAGTAATTGCTTTTCTACCCTACAAAGCCAAACGGAGAAAACAGacgtttttcttttacaaaatgTTAGCATCAAAAAATAACCCTCACCCCCCAAATACGAATCTCAGAAATCGTGAGAGGAGAACGAAGAGTGCAGAGTGAACAACTGACCCATGAGAAGCTGACACCAGATGAACAGTCAGAGGACAACTGGTGCATCTTCTGGGGACAATGGAGACATATCCaaataaataaggaaaatattaaataaagaagGGTAGAAAGGTAGAAGGATAGAAGGTTAGAAAGGTAGAAGGATAAAGGGTAGAAGGATAGAAGGATAGAAGGATAGAAGGATAGAAGGGCAGAAGGTTAGAATGGTAGATGGGTTCCTGCATTCGTATCTTCTCCCTTCTAACTTAAAATGGACTTTTCTTcacattcttttctttcctgttgCACATAGTCAAACAAGGAATGCATCACTTTTAAACGCATTGTTCATCGGACACACTCGTTTCTTTCCGTCGACATCTGTTTCCAGTGAATCCAGTCCAGATGCAGGTGAGGGAGACGGCCGATACTTTGGTGTCGTCATGCAATCATGGAAATCATCACGGATGACTGATAGAAACAGACAGCAGATTAGCTAGAGCAGCATCTcacccacaaaaacacagctagagcagcgtctcacccacaaaacacagctagagcagcgtctcactcacaaaacacagctagagcagcgtctcacccacaaaacacagctagagcagcatctcatccacaaaacacagctagagcagcgtctcacccacaaaacacagctagagcagcgtctcacccacaaaacacagctagagcagcatctcaccctgcacaaaacacagctagagcagcgtctcacccacaaaacacagctagagcagcatctcacccacaaaacacagctagagcagcgtctcacccacaaaacacagctagagcagcatctcacccacaaaacacagctagagcagcatctcacccacaaaacacagctagagcagcatctcatccacaaaacacagctagagcagcttctcacccacaaaacacagctagagcagcatctcatccacaaaacacagctagagcagcgtctcacccacaaaacacagctagagcagcgtctcacccacaaaacacagctagagcagcttctcacccacaaaacacagctagagcagcatctcatccacaaaacacagctagagcagcgtctcacccacaaaacacagctag is a genomic window of Brachionichthys hirsutus isolate HB-005 chromosome 2, CSIRO-AGI_Bhir_v1, whole genome shotgun sequence containing:
- the rpl10 gene encoding large ribosomal subunit protein uL16 — protein: MGRRPARCYRYCKNKPYPKSRFCRGVPDPKIRIFDLGRKKAKVDEFPLCGHMVSDEYEQLSSEALEAARICANKYMVKTCGKDGFHIRMRLHPFHVIRINKMLSCAGADRLQTGMRGAFGKPQGTVARVHIGQVIMSVRTKAQNKEHVVEALRRAKFKFPGRQKIHISKKYGFTKFNASDFDSMLAEKRLVPDGCGVKYIPSRGPLSRWKALHAN